Within Capsicum annuum cultivar UCD-10X-F1 unplaced genomic scaffold, UCD10Xv1.1 ctg61084, whole genome shotgun sequence, the genomic segment tgatttttattctagcccgaaatgcggggtgttacaataagcTACCACAAAACTTGCTTAATCACCCAATGTGAGGAAAACACAAAGATGAATATTAGCACCAGATCTTTCAATTTAGCCGTTTCCCAGAACACTTTTATTGAGAACATTAGCAAATAGCAAGACAATGACACTATCGGCATGGTCATGACACTTCTTTAACCCATGTCCAAAATAGGAGGGTAGACAAAGAGACCAACATAACAAATACGATATTACTCAAGTTAATACCATGCAATAGTACATCAGATGTTCCACTTTAAGTACAAAATCATATCTAACAGCTCAATTTTTCCTTGTAATAAGGTTAATGTAACGGAAGAAAAAGCACGTAAACCAAATAAAAATGTCATCTGGGATGAATTCATGTTGAATAAAATGGAACCACCAGGCAAAAGTCTCAAATATTACACGACTATTTTGTGAATCCTCATCAAGCAGCAGTTCAAGCAAATAAAGCGTCATAtgtagtataaacttggtacacGAAACAAGAATTCATCCACATATGTACAAACATATCACCTGAAATAAGCAATTAAGTTCCTGCAGGGGGCAGTGCTACCATGAAGGAATTGTATGATGATTCAAGATCGAAATGGAGTTGACGAGCCTACTGTTCTGTCAACTTATCTGCAGCTCCCATTTTTGATAGCCTTGAGAGCCACTCTCTCATCTTTGTCTTCCCCTCAAAATCAGCTGGCAGAATAAAAAGTTTATTTAGGAAAGATGATAGGTCTGACAAAAGGGGATGGACCTGGTCAACAGCGACGATATTCAGCTTCAAAGAGTCCATGGCAGTGATGAAATTCTGCACACACTCAGCCACAACAGAAGCTGAGGATACAGCTGAAGTTGCAACGGCGGCACGGTGCTCCACAATGGCAGGCGCCCCAGAGGTCACAAGCCGATTTAAGGCAGCAGAGCAATCCAAAAGCCGGTTTACTATGAATATACTCCCAAAAACGATCAAATTGCTAGTTTGTTTACTGTTATTAGCACACAAAGGCAGATCCAATATCATAAAAGCAGTGGAACACACACACACAAGTATGTTTCAGTACATATCTACATTTGTTACTTATAGGTGGATCAATCTTTCTTCACGCAATCTAACTAAATGTCTAAGCCAAACAGttttttaataagaaaaacaAGATTAGCTCACATAAAGGCAATTCACCGTAATTATCTGCGGAAGCCAAACTAATACTCTGCAGAATCATAAATTACAAATGCACTACGGATCAAATCACTAATTTGTTTATTGCTAATAGCATAACACTTATTCATTGTTGTTAAACTACTATAACATCGGCCAATCGTCACTCGATCATTATCAAACTGATGCGATCACAGAGGCGGATCCAGTATCATAAAAGCAGTACAGACgcacatacacaaaaaaaaagtATGAGCAAATAGATATTTACACATGCATCCCTTTCTCACATGCTGAATCGACTTCTCTACAAGCAATCTAACTAAATTTCTAAGCAAATTCTCATCTAATTCCATGAAAACGGGtctttaagaaaaaatcaaacgAGATGCTCACAGAAATGCTAGAATCTAACATTTGTGTCATATCTGTtgggaataaataaaaataatactgcTATACAACTGTgaacaaaatattattttgataatattaacAGTACAATATAACAgtgtttatatatttattatacttgaGTCATGCTGGGCACTATCTAAGAAACTATTTCGGCAGTGTGAAATGTTTCCccaggattaaacaagcacttctCTAAATATTTAGAGGATACAGGAATCAAAAAAActattaatacaaataccaacaagttaatttgaaaaatgatataactaataataagGATTGTATAATAGTGATGGAGAAGtaaatgaaatggaaaagaagaatgatttaaagaaagtgtgtgttattgtttttttctctctacttcataacatacaaagaagcatacatatatataggcaaaataatgaatattctTCCTACTGGATTATAACAAGTGTTAGTACACTTGTTTTTTTGATCAAATGAAAGTTGCTTCTTTTGCTATTATTGACACACATATTATATTAAATGTCAAGAAAGAACCATACTCCTTTTAAGATTATACAAGTGTCATACCATGTGTTTTGATTCAATGGAGTAATACAACTTTGGCTCTTTTCCATACACTTACATAGCCAAAtgacaaatttaaaaacattatGTAACACCTCTTATTTTtcatgacaatgatttttttttttcaaataataattactttgaaataaactataatttttcctacaatccccacattatttcaaaataatttatagaaaaagACATATTAACTTGTTGGATTTGCATGGATAAAATGCAATAGGTTTGGTGTCTTCTAGACTATGAACCAAACTTAgaccaataaaatttaacttacagaaTTACCGGAGAAATATGATATTTCTATGAACCgaataattcttgttgtaagccAGAGATTTTATCAATCACATTTCGACCGTAATTTTATTGTTCAACGCGGTTTTGCGCCAATAGGCCATGTGCGCGCCTGATATTCATGAGAGCTCTAGAGACTAAGACCAAAAGTATCATAGGAACAACAATTTCACTTCTgatataggtgaattcatcaagtgtacactACCTAAAATACAGCACCCGTAAGGATTATGAATTTATTAAGAGTTAATTACTCATCCCTCCATTTTAGTAGCAGTTTAAGCACTCTCAATAAGTGCGCAGAGTCAATATCgacttgttattacccatatgaacctacttcatggGATCTCCAATCACATGGCTTGGGTTACCATCTCTATTGATAATCATATTGGCCTTAACCCCATCTCTTTTGAGGTTTGAggaattaattttcttcccacaGATTTAGTCAGTGAATCGGCCGAATTCAATTCTGACTTTACAAAATCAATGGAAATTATTCCATCTCTCAGCAGCTGCTTAATaacatcatgcctcaatttcatatgtctactcttacAACTGTAAGATTTGTTCTTCACAATAGCAATTGCGGCTTGACAATCACAGTGTATATACATAGGAGGCATCAAATCATTCCTTTTTAGAGGGATATTAGACAATAGACGATCCTTTTTCAAAGGGATATTAGAAaacagatcatcctttttcaaagggATATCAGGCAACAGATCATCCTTATTTAAAGAGCTATGAGgcaacagatcatcctttttaaaagggatattcgctaagaaatttcttagtcaTTCAGCCTCAGTATCAGCTAACTCCAGAGCCACAAACTCTGACTCTATAGTTGATCTAGCAATGATCGTCTACTTAGCTGATTTTCATGATACTGCATCGCCACCAAGCGTGAACACATAACCACTAGTGGATTTTGTCTCGTCTGAATCAGAGATCCAATTGCATCACAATACCCTTCTAAAGTAAAAAGAAATCCACTATACAAGATACCATAATTCACAGAtcctttcaaatatttcatcaatcgAGTTAATGCACATCAATGTTCATTattgggattatgagtatatctactcaatctacacACAGCATAGGTTATATCAGGCctagtaaaattcattaaatgcatTAAACTCCCAATGATCTGTGCATACTTAGACTGAGCAACTAGGTcttcattattcttttttaatttagaattagcatcataaggagtggctacagGAGTTACCTCTCAACATTCAAACTTCTTTAGAAGTGTTTCCACATAATGTTGTTGTGACAACATTATACCATCTTCACTCCTTATAACTTTAATTCCCAATATCATATTCACTTCACCCAGATCTTTCATGTCAaagttagtagacaaaaataatttagtacgtttcataatatttatacatgtaccaaatataagcatgtcatcaacatataaacaaaTTATCACAACATCACTATCTACTACTTTTGTATAAACACACTTATCTAcctcaatagaagaaaaaccgTCTTTTATAaagacttgatcaaatttctcatgccactgtt encodes:
- the LOC124893530 gene encoding vacuolar protein sorting-associated protein 28 homolog 2-like — translated: MILDLPLCANNSKQTSNLIVFGSIFIVNRLLDCSAALNRLVTSGAPAIVEHRAAVATSAVSSASVVAECVQNFITAMDSLKLNIVAVDQVHPLLSDLSSFLNKLFILPADFEGKTKMREWLSRLSKMGAADKLTEQ